One window of Lates calcarifer isolate ASB-BC8 unplaced genomic scaffold, TLL_Latcal_v3 _unitig_1963_quiver_745, whole genome shotgun sequence genomic DNA carries:
- the xylb gene encoding xylulose kinase isoform X2 produces the protein MWVKALDLLLDKMRRAEFDFSRVRALSGSGQQHGSVYWRRGASETLNQLDPDQSLYQQLQGSFSVSDSPVWMDSSSSQQCQDLQAAAGGALRLAEITGSRAYERFTGNQIAKLRQNRPEEFQDTERISLVSSFAASLFLGGYAAIDYSDGSGMNLLDIRSRTWSEICLEATAPHLDRLLGAPLPPTSVLGPVSSYFVRRCGFSESCRVVAFTGDNPASLAGMRLQQGDIAVSLGTSDTVFLWIQQPRPALEGHVFCNPVDWQEYMALLCFKNGSLTRERVRNECTGGSWEVFSAALRETPLGNNGNIGFYFDTMEITPPAVGVHRFDPDDTEVSSVSPQVEVRALVEGQFLSRRLHAERLGYSIIPGTRVLATGGASSNKEILQVLSDVFNAPVYTIDLSNSTCLGSAYRALHGLVAESGVSFFDVVKKAPEPRLVATPHPTAQEVYNHMLKRYARLEDRVLQKSST, from the exons ATGTGGGTCAAG GCTCTGGACCTGCTGTTGGACAAGATGAGGAGGGCGGAGTTTGACTTCTCCAGAGTCAGAGCGCTGTCAGGCAGCGGCCAG CAACATGGCAGCGTGTACTGGAGAAGAGGAGCGTCTGAGACTCTGAACCAGCTCGACCCGGACCAGAGTCTGtaccagcagctgcag GGCAGCTTCTCGGTGTCGGACTCTCCGGTGTGGATGGACTCCAGCAGCAGTCAGCAGTGTCAGGacctgcaggcagcagcaggaggagctctGAGACTGGCAGAGATCACCGGATCCAGAGCCTACGAG CGTTTCACAGGAAACCAGATCGCCAAACTGCGGCAGAACCGGCCGGAGGAGTTCCAGGACACTGAG AGGATCTCACTGGTCAGCAGTTTTGCGGCGTCTCTCTTCCTCGGCGGTTACGCTGCCATCGACTACAGCGACG GTTCGGGGATGAATCTGCTGGACATCAGGAGCAGAACCTGGTCTGAGATCTGCCTGGAAGCCACCGCTCCACATCTGGACCGACTGCTGGGAGCTCCACTGCCCCCCACATCCGTCCTG gGTCCTGTCTCCTCCTACTTTGTGCGTCGATGTGGTTTCTCTGAGAGCTGCAGAGTGGTGgctttcactggagacaaccCAG cgTCTCTGGCAGGAATGAGGCTGCAGCAGGGAGACATCGCT gtgagtCTGGGGACCAGTGATACAGTCTTCCTGTGGATCCAGCAGCCTCGCCCGGCTCTGGAGGGTCACGTCTTCTGTAACCCTGTCGACTGGCAGGAGTACATGGCTCTgctgtg CTTTAAGAACGGCTCTCTGACCAGGGAACGTGTCAGGAACGAGTGCACCGGAGGATCATGGGAAGTTTTCTCGGCCGCTCTGAGGGAAACGCCGCTCGGAAACAACGGAAACATCG gcttttattttgacaccaTGGAGATCACTCCTCCTGCAGTGGGAGTTCATCGCTTCGACCCGGACGACACCGAG GTGTCCTCAGTCAGTCCTCAGGTGGAGGTCCGGGCTCTGGTGGAGGGTCAGTTTCTGTCCAGGAGGCTCCATGCTGAGAGGCTGGGATACTCCATCA TTCCAGGAACCAGAGTGCTGGCCACAGGAGGAGCTTCATCTAATAAAGAGATTCTGCAG gttcTGTCTGATGTGTTCAACGCTCCGGTCTACACCATCGATCTGTCCAACTCCACCTGTCTGGGATCAGCCTACAGAGCTCTGCACG gccTGGTTGCAGAATCTGGAGTTTCCTTCTTTGACGTGGTGAAGAAAGCACCTGAACCACGACTTGTCGCCACACCACATCCTACAGCACaggag gtgtACAACCACATGTTGAAGCGATACGCCCGATTGGAGGACAGAGTCCTGCAGAAGAGCAGCACCTGA
- the xylb gene encoding xylulose kinase isoform X1 yields the protein MAAAQDSFYLGFDFSTQQLKVVAIDGDLNVVHQNHVLFDSELPEFRTQGGVQLHADRLTVTSPVLMWVKALDLLLDKMRRAEFDFSRVRALSGSGQQHGSVYWRRGASETLNQLDPDQSLYQQLQGSFSVSDSPVWMDSSSSQQCQDLQAAAGGALRLAEITGSRAYERFTGNQIAKLRQNRPEEFQDTERISLVSSFAASLFLGGYAAIDYSDGSGMNLLDIRSRTWSEICLEATAPHLDRLLGAPLPPTSVLGPVSSYFVRRCGFSESCRVVAFTGDNPASLAGMRLQQGDIAVSLGTSDTVFLWIQQPRPALEGHVFCNPVDWQEYMALLCFKNGSLTRERVRNECTGGSWEVFSAALRETPLGNNGNIGFYFDTMEITPPAVGVHRFDPDDTEVSSVSPQVEVRALVEGQFLSRRLHAERLGYSIIPGTRVLATGGASSNKEILQVLSDVFNAPVYTIDLSNSTCLGSAYRALHGLVAESGVSFFDVVKKAPEPRLVATPHPTAQEVYNHMLKRYARLEDRVLQKSST from the exons ATGGCGGCCGCTCAGGACTCGTTCTACCTGGGCTTCGACTTCAGCACGCAGCAG CTGAAGGTGGTGGCGATTGATGGAGACCTGAACGTGGTCCATCAGAACCACGTCCTGTTTGACTCGGAGCTGCCTGAGTTCAG GACTCAGGGGGGGGTCCAGCTCCACGCCGACAGACTGACCGTCACCTCTCCTGTTCTGATGTGGGTCAAG GCTCTGGACCTGCTGTTGGACAAGATGAGGAGGGCGGAGTTTGACTTCTCCAGAGTCAGAGCGCTGTCAGGCAGCGGCCAG CAACATGGCAGCGTGTACTGGAGAAGAGGAGCGTCTGAGACTCTGAACCAGCTCGACCCGGACCAGAGTCTGtaccagcagctgcag GGCAGCTTCTCGGTGTCGGACTCTCCGGTGTGGATGGACTCCAGCAGCAGTCAGCAGTGTCAGGacctgcaggcagcagcaggaggagctctGAGACTGGCAGAGATCACCGGATCCAGAGCCTACGAG CGTTTCACAGGAAACCAGATCGCCAAACTGCGGCAGAACCGGCCGGAGGAGTTCCAGGACACTGAG AGGATCTCACTGGTCAGCAGTTTTGCGGCGTCTCTCTTCCTCGGCGGTTACGCTGCCATCGACTACAGCGACG GTTCGGGGATGAATCTGCTGGACATCAGGAGCAGAACCTGGTCTGAGATCTGCCTGGAAGCCACCGCTCCACATCTGGACCGACTGCTGGGAGCTCCACTGCCCCCCACATCCGTCCTG gGTCCTGTCTCCTCCTACTTTGTGCGTCGATGTGGTTTCTCTGAGAGCTGCAGAGTGGTGgctttcactggagacaaccCAG cgTCTCTGGCAGGAATGAGGCTGCAGCAGGGAGACATCGCT gtgagtCTGGGGACCAGTGATACAGTCTTCCTGTGGATCCAGCAGCCTCGCCCGGCTCTGGAGGGTCACGTCTTCTGTAACCCTGTCGACTGGCAGGAGTACATGGCTCTgctgtg CTTTAAGAACGGCTCTCTGACCAGGGAACGTGTCAGGAACGAGTGCACCGGAGGATCATGGGAAGTTTTCTCGGCCGCTCTGAGGGAAACGCCGCTCGGAAACAACGGAAACATCG gcttttattttgacaccaTGGAGATCACTCCTCCTGCAGTGGGAGTTCATCGCTTCGACCCGGACGACACCGAG GTGTCCTCAGTCAGTCCTCAGGTGGAGGTCCGGGCTCTGGTGGAGGGTCAGTTTCTGTCCAGGAGGCTCCATGCTGAGAGGCTGGGATACTCCATCA TTCCAGGAACCAGAGTGCTGGCCACAGGAGGAGCTTCATCTAATAAAGAGATTCTGCAG gttcTGTCTGATGTGTTCAACGCTCCGGTCTACACCATCGATCTGTCCAACTCCACCTGTCTGGGATCAGCCTACAGAGCTCTGCACG gccTGGTTGCAGAATCTGGAGTTTCCTTCTTTGACGTGGTGAAGAAAGCACCTGAACCACGACTTGTCGCCACACCACATCCTACAGCACaggag gtgtACAACCACATGTTGAAGCGATACGCCCGATTGGAGGACAGAGTCCTGCAGAAGAGCAGCACCTGA
- the LOC108891452 gene encoding uncharacterized protein LOC108891452 — MSCSSCSCCCCESPSGELLQGIRKKEQLVREEEEEQEEETGGGGRGGGEEEESRRNMDISLLREQYRSSRDRQRRHTQVLLFRRVSEELSDAISIIPVTQGLTSPPPAPTFDPDPSTFDPWHLHLGLHRRSCPGVSVQLPGSSPETNSSVHSSSRRPSSSSSESRGTSPCSSFNSTTEEDLRAGGSRADPPEDSQESSAPGSLTSSEGSSTPVASAAGSQEDLKESRSTDVKTSASVRRGSRKFSAPGLRFTRQLSVGGVGSSSGVHHNQDYYPFPNRKTPRISEAARRLGMYSSF; from the exons atgtcctgctcctcctgctcctgctgctgctgtgagagtCCCAGTGGAGAGCTGCTGCAGG GGATCAGGAAGAAGGAGCAGctggtcagagaggaggaggaggagcaggaggaggaaacagggggaggaggaagaggaggaggagaggaagaggagagcaggaggaacaTGGacatctctctgctcagagaaCAGTACcggagcagcagagacagacagaggagacacacTCAGGTGCTTCTGTTCCGGAGAG tgtcaGAGGAGCTGTCAGACGCCATCAGCATCATCCCCGTCACTCAGGGTTTGACGTCACCGCCTCCGGCCCCGACCTTCGACCCCGACCCGTCGACCTTTGACCCCTGGCACCTCCACCTGGGCCTCCACCGGCGCTCCTGCCCCGGCGTCAGCGTCCAGCTCCCGGGCTCCTCCCCGGAGACAAACAGCAGCGTCCACAGTTCGTCCAG GCGTCCGTCGTCTTCGTCCTCGGAGTCCAGAGGAACGTCTCCCTGCAGCTCcttcaacagcaccacagaagaagaccTCCGAGCAGGGGGGTCCAGAGCAGATCCTCCTGAGGATTCTCAGGAGAGCTCGGCCCCCGGCTCCCTGACCAGCTCTGAGGGAAGCTCCACCCCCGTCGCCTCGGCCGCCGGCTCACAGGAAGACCTGAAGGAGAGCCGGTCTACAGATGTAAAAACCAGTGCTTCAGTGAGGAGGGGATCCAGGAAGTTCTCGGCCCCGGGCCTCAGGTTCACCAGGCAGCTGAGCGTAGGGGGGGTGGGCTCGTCCTCAGGGGTCCACCACAACCAGGACTACTACCCGTTCCCCAACAGGAAGACCCCGAGGATCTCTGAGGCCGCCAGGAGGCTGGGGATGTACTCGTCCTTCTGA
- the LOC108891450 gene encoding NEDD8 ultimate buster 1 isoform X2 encodes MAEQNTEAKLKKLLKQEKIQLWNPPYTDEDNQPGQPHIQELAERYAPQLGLSVTEVGGALESIRAQTVKRGKGNKTYRETNVATLELLLPRDSRKVDAQDPKSKKSFLETRLDVSVQEVVDRIGDEYGLRYIKLILNGKTLSVDQRLDEQGVKNHSKVMVLKVSDAELKQQMSEEEQKKKEQNESLQRTQKGFQILSERDGSEDPDTTPFLEIADQKGNPLKIPHQERKALILAMGFHEKGRSLMKRKQYDNALCHLLQADQQFSKCDSALLSSVDNYAVLQLDIVWCYRALEALSCLDDGRSRLQRAEDCFLQCYGEQQQRLLMIKGNTGREEVLFLRLYLLQSLLSFLEGNDSQARQQLSKVESLYSRLCLDSEKMAQLMTLGFTEREARLGLRACQGDLQEAAFHISSRRQEREELKQRERQKRRRRMEDITVLTELGFSRRDAARALHRADGDVNRACQILQDSSQAAQATNNNTEGGWSPEKVEQLLYLGFEREASEEALRLTGGDVQSATQLLLDNQGVLSPPSTSTSTPTSSSTSPSSEEPTTSSNSTEDEELVSEVLEDISHHEEDYLDLTLEEESELIDTIKTYLSRGSTHTV; translated from the exons ATGGCGGAGCAGAACACGGAGGCGAAGCTGAAGAAGCTGCTGAAGCAGGAGAAGATCCAGCTGTGGAACCCCCCGTACACCGACGAGGACAACCAGCCGGGACAGCCGCACATACAG GAGCTGGCGGAGCGCTACGCCCCCCAGCTGGGTCTGTCGGTGACGGAGGTGGGGGGCGCTCTGGAGTCCATCAGAGCTCAGACggtgaagagagggaaaggaaacAAGACGTACAGAGAGACCAACGTGGCCacgctggagctgctgctgcccagAGACAGCAGGAAGGTAGACGCACAG gatcCAAAGTCGAAGAAGAGCTTCCTGGAGACGAGGCTGGACGTGTCGGTTCAGGAGGTGGTGGACAG gatCGGAGACGAGTACGGCCTCAGGTACATCAAACTGATCCTGAACGGGAAAACTCTGTCTGTAG aCCAGCGTCTGGACGAGCAGGGCGTGAAGAACCACAGTAAGGTGATGGTGCTGAAGGTGAGCGACGCCgagctgaagcagcagatgagcgaggaggagcagaagaagaaggagcagaACGAGAGTCTCCAGAGGACCCAGAAAGGTTTCCAGATCCTGTCAGAGAGAG acGGCAGCGAGGACCCTGACACCACGCCGTTCCTGGAGATCGCAGACCAGAAGGGAAACCCTCTGAAGATCCCCCACcaggagaggaag gctctGATCCTGGCCATGGGTTTCCATGAGAAAGGTCGCTCTCTGATGAAGAGGAAGCAGTACGACAACGCTCTGTGTCACCTGCTGCAGGCCGACCAGCAGTTCAG taagTGCGACTCGGCGCTGCTCAGCTCGGTGGATAACTACGCCGTCCTGCAGCTGGACATCGTGTGGTGTTACCGAGCTCTGGAGGCTCTGTCGTGTCTGGACGACGGCCGGAGTCGGCTGCAGAGAGCCGAGGACTGCTTCCTGCAGTGTTAcggagaacagcagcagaggctgctCATGATCAAG ggtaacacaggcagagaggaggtgttGTTCCTGCGGCTCTACCTCCTGCAGagtctcctctccttcctcgaGGGAAACGACTCTCAGGCCCGGCAGCAGCTGTCCAAG GTGGAGTCTCTGTACAGCCGTCTGTGTCTGGACTCAGAGAAAATGGCTCAGCTGATGACTCTGGGTTTCACTGAAAGAGAGGCCCGGCTCGGACTCAGAGCCTGTCAGGGAGACCTGCAGGAGGCCGCCTTCCACATCAGCAGCCGCAGACAG gagagagaggagctgaagcagagggagaggcagaagaggaggaggaggatggaggacaTCACCGTCCTCACAGAGCTGGGATTCTCCAGGAGAGACGCCGCCAGAGCTCTGCACCGCGCTGACGGAGACGTCAACAGAGCCTGCCAG ATCCTCCAGGACTCCAGTCAGGCTGCTCAGgccaccaacaacaacacagagggaGGGTGGAGTCCAGAGAAGGTGGAGCAG tTGTTGTACCTGGGTTTCGAGCGCGAGGCGTCTGAGGAGGCTCTCCGACTGACGGGTGGAGACGTCCAGTCGGccactcagctgctgctggacaacCAGGGCGTCCTGTCCCcgccctccacctccacctccacccccacctcctcctccacctccccctcctcagaggagcccaccacctcctccaactccacag aGGACGAGGAGCTGGTGAGCGAGGTGCTGGAGGACATCTCTCACCACGAGGAGGATTATCTCGACCTGacgctggaggaggagagcgagcTCATCGACACCATCAAGACCTACCTGAGCCGAGGGTCCACACACACCGtgtga
- the LOC108891450 gene encoding NEDD8 ultimate buster 1 isoform X3, which yields MAEQNTEAKLKKLLKQEKIQLWNPPYTDEDNQPGQPHIQELAERYAPQLGLSVTEVGGALESIRAQTVKRGKGNKTYRETNVATLELLLPRDSRKDPKSKKSFLETRLDVSVQEVVDRIGDEYGLRYIKLILNGKTLSVDQRLDEQGVKNHSKVMVLKVSDAELKQQMSEEEQKKKEQNESLQRTQKGFQILSERDGSEDPDTTPFLEIADQKGNPLKIPHQERKALILAMGFHEKGRSLMKRKQYDNALCHLLQADQQFSKCDSALLSSVDNYAVLQLDIVWCYRALEALSCLDDGRSRLQRAEDCFLQCYGEQQQRLLMIKGNTGREEVLFLRLYLLQSLLSFLEGNDSQARQQLSKVESLYSRLCLDSEKMAQLMTLGFTEREARLGLRACQGDLQEAAFHISSRRQEREELKQRERQKRRRRMEDITVLTELGFSRRDAARALHRADGDVNRACQILQDSSQAAQATNNNTEGGWSPEKVEQLLYLGFEREASEEALRLTGGDVQSATQLLLDNQGVLSPPSTSTSTPTSSSTSPSSEEPTTSSNSTGETEDEELVSEVLEDISHHEEDYLDLTLEEESELIDTIKTYLSRGSTHTV from the exons ATGGCGGAGCAGAACACGGAGGCGAAGCTGAAGAAGCTGCTGAAGCAGGAGAAGATCCAGCTGTGGAACCCCCCGTACACCGACGAGGACAACCAGCCGGGACAGCCGCACATACAG GAGCTGGCGGAGCGCTACGCCCCCCAGCTGGGTCTGTCGGTGACGGAGGTGGGGGGCGCTCTGGAGTCCATCAGAGCTCAGACggtgaagagagggaaaggaaacAAGACGTACAGAGAGACCAACGTGGCCacgctggagctgctgctgcccagAGACAGCAGGAAG gatcCAAAGTCGAAGAAGAGCTTCCTGGAGACGAGGCTGGACGTGTCGGTTCAGGAGGTGGTGGACAG gatCGGAGACGAGTACGGCCTCAGGTACATCAAACTGATCCTGAACGGGAAAACTCTGTCTGTAG aCCAGCGTCTGGACGAGCAGGGCGTGAAGAACCACAGTAAGGTGATGGTGCTGAAGGTGAGCGACGCCgagctgaagcagcagatgagcgaggaggagcagaagaagaaggagcagaACGAGAGTCTCCAGAGGACCCAGAAAGGTTTCCAGATCCTGTCAGAGAGAG acGGCAGCGAGGACCCTGACACCACGCCGTTCCTGGAGATCGCAGACCAGAAGGGAAACCCTCTGAAGATCCCCCACcaggagaggaag gctctGATCCTGGCCATGGGTTTCCATGAGAAAGGTCGCTCTCTGATGAAGAGGAAGCAGTACGACAACGCTCTGTGTCACCTGCTGCAGGCCGACCAGCAGTTCAG taagTGCGACTCGGCGCTGCTCAGCTCGGTGGATAACTACGCCGTCCTGCAGCTGGACATCGTGTGGTGTTACCGAGCTCTGGAGGCTCTGTCGTGTCTGGACGACGGCCGGAGTCGGCTGCAGAGAGCCGAGGACTGCTTCCTGCAGTGTTAcggagaacagcagcagaggctgctCATGATCAAG ggtaacacaggcagagaggaggtgttGTTCCTGCGGCTCTACCTCCTGCAGagtctcctctccttcctcgaGGGAAACGACTCTCAGGCCCGGCAGCAGCTGTCCAAG GTGGAGTCTCTGTACAGCCGTCTGTGTCTGGACTCAGAGAAAATGGCTCAGCTGATGACTCTGGGTTTCACTGAAAGAGAGGCCCGGCTCGGACTCAGAGCCTGTCAGGGAGACCTGCAGGAGGCCGCCTTCCACATCAGCAGCCGCAGACAG gagagagaggagctgaagcagagggagaggcagaagaggaggaggaggatggaggacaTCACCGTCCTCACAGAGCTGGGATTCTCCAGGAGAGACGCCGCCAGAGCTCTGCACCGCGCTGACGGAGACGTCAACAGAGCCTGCCAG ATCCTCCAGGACTCCAGTCAGGCTGCTCAGgccaccaacaacaacacagagggaGGGTGGAGTCCAGAGAAGGTGGAGCAG tTGTTGTACCTGGGTTTCGAGCGCGAGGCGTCTGAGGAGGCTCTCCGACTGACGGGTGGAGACGTCCAGTCGGccactcagctgctgctggacaacCAGGGCGTCCTGTCCCcgccctccacctccacctccacccccacctcctcctccacctccccctcctcagaggagcccaccacctcctccaactccacaggtgagacag aGGACGAGGAGCTGGTGAGCGAGGTGCTGGAGGACATCTCTCACCACGAGGAGGATTATCTCGACCTGacgctggaggaggagagcgagcTCATCGACACCATCAAGACCTACCTGAGCCGAGGGTCCACACACACCGtgtga
- the LOC108891450 gene encoding NEDD8 ultimate buster 1 isoform X1 — translation MAEQNTEAKLKKLLKQEKIQLWNPPYTDEDNQPGQPHIQELAERYAPQLGLSVTEVGGALESIRAQTVKRGKGNKTYRETNVATLELLLPRDSRKVDAQDPKSKKSFLETRLDVSVQEVVDRIGDEYGLRYIKLILNGKTLSVDQRLDEQGVKNHSKVMVLKVSDAELKQQMSEEEQKKKEQNESLQRTQKGFQILSERDGSEDPDTTPFLEIADQKGNPLKIPHQERKALILAMGFHEKGRSLMKRKQYDNALCHLLQADQQFSKCDSALLSSVDNYAVLQLDIVWCYRALEALSCLDDGRSRLQRAEDCFLQCYGEQQQRLLMIKGNTGREEVLFLRLYLLQSLLSFLEGNDSQARQQLSKVESLYSRLCLDSEKMAQLMTLGFTEREARLGLRACQGDLQEAAFHISSRRQEREELKQRERQKRRRRMEDITVLTELGFSRRDAARALHRADGDVNRACQILQDSSQAAQATNNNTEGGWSPEKVEQLLYLGFEREASEEALRLTGGDVQSATQLLLDNQGVLSPPSTSTSTPTSSSTSPSSEEPTTSSNSTGETEDEELVSEVLEDISHHEEDYLDLTLEEESELIDTIKTYLSRGSTHTV, via the exons ATGGCGGAGCAGAACACGGAGGCGAAGCTGAAGAAGCTGCTGAAGCAGGAGAAGATCCAGCTGTGGAACCCCCCGTACACCGACGAGGACAACCAGCCGGGACAGCCGCACATACAG GAGCTGGCGGAGCGCTACGCCCCCCAGCTGGGTCTGTCGGTGACGGAGGTGGGGGGCGCTCTGGAGTCCATCAGAGCTCAGACggtgaagagagggaaaggaaacAAGACGTACAGAGAGACCAACGTGGCCacgctggagctgctgctgcccagAGACAGCAGGAAGGTAGACGCACAG gatcCAAAGTCGAAGAAGAGCTTCCTGGAGACGAGGCTGGACGTGTCGGTTCAGGAGGTGGTGGACAG gatCGGAGACGAGTACGGCCTCAGGTACATCAAACTGATCCTGAACGGGAAAACTCTGTCTGTAG aCCAGCGTCTGGACGAGCAGGGCGTGAAGAACCACAGTAAGGTGATGGTGCTGAAGGTGAGCGACGCCgagctgaagcagcagatgagcgaggaggagcagaagaagaaggagcagaACGAGAGTCTCCAGAGGACCCAGAAAGGTTTCCAGATCCTGTCAGAGAGAG acGGCAGCGAGGACCCTGACACCACGCCGTTCCTGGAGATCGCAGACCAGAAGGGAAACCCTCTGAAGATCCCCCACcaggagaggaag gctctGATCCTGGCCATGGGTTTCCATGAGAAAGGTCGCTCTCTGATGAAGAGGAAGCAGTACGACAACGCTCTGTGTCACCTGCTGCAGGCCGACCAGCAGTTCAG taagTGCGACTCGGCGCTGCTCAGCTCGGTGGATAACTACGCCGTCCTGCAGCTGGACATCGTGTGGTGTTACCGAGCTCTGGAGGCTCTGTCGTGTCTGGACGACGGCCGGAGTCGGCTGCAGAGAGCCGAGGACTGCTTCCTGCAGTGTTAcggagaacagcagcagaggctgctCATGATCAAG ggtaacacaggcagagaggaggtgttGTTCCTGCGGCTCTACCTCCTGCAGagtctcctctccttcctcgaGGGAAACGACTCTCAGGCCCGGCAGCAGCTGTCCAAG GTGGAGTCTCTGTACAGCCGTCTGTGTCTGGACTCAGAGAAAATGGCTCAGCTGATGACTCTGGGTTTCACTGAAAGAGAGGCCCGGCTCGGACTCAGAGCCTGTCAGGGAGACCTGCAGGAGGCCGCCTTCCACATCAGCAGCCGCAGACAG gagagagaggagctgaagcagagggagaggcagaagaggaggaggaggatggaggacaTCACCGTCCTCACAGAGCTGGGATTCTCCAGGAGAGACGCCGCCAGAGCTCTGCACCGCGCTGACGGAGACGTCAACAGAGCCTGCCAG ATCCTCCAGGACTCCAGTCAGGCTGCTCAGgccaccaacaacaacacagagggaGGGTGGAGTCCAGAGAAGGTGGAGCAG tTGTTGTACCTGGGTTTCGAGCGCGAGGCGTCTGAGGAGGCTCTCCGACTGACGGGTGGAGACGTCCAGTCGGccactcagctgctgctggacaacCAGGGCGTCCTGTCCCcgccctccacctccacctccacccccacctcctcctccacctccccctcctcagaggagcccaccacctcctccaactccacaggtgagacag aGGACGAGGAGCTGGTGAGCGAGGTGCTGGAGGACATCTCTCACCACGAGGAGGATTATCTCGACCTGacgctggaggaggagagcgagcTCATCGACACCATCAAGACCTACCTGAGCCGAGGGTCCACACACACCGtgtga